A window of Hevea brasiliensis isolate MT/VB/25A 57/8 chromosome 14, ASM3005281v1, whole genome shotgun sequence contains these coding sequences:
- the LOC131173372 gene encoding subtilisin-like protease SBT3 produces MGQFNPYKFLLIIFLLFSIAKSPSAGNERRTYIIHMDKSAMPAPFSTHHDWYMSTLSSLSSPYGISPVHLYSYKYVMDGFSAVLSQTHLDQLEKLPGHVSTFPESYGHLHTTHTPKFLGLNKHSGLWPAGKFGDDIIIGVLDTGIWPESESFNDRNMPPVPERWRGTCETGTEFNTSHCNKKLIGARKFSQGMKQYRLNVSNTDDYDSPRDYMGHGTHTSSTAAGSRVQNADYFGYAEGTATGIAPSARIAMYKVLFYSEDSDAYDAAATDVLAGMDQAIEDGVDIMSLSLGFIETPFFENPIAIGAFAALKKGIFVTCSAGNAGPHGYTMLNGAPWLTTVGAGTVDRELGAHVTLGEGDITVTGISMYPENLFVSRIPLYFGHGNRSKELCDWNSLDSQDVAGKFVFCDYDNESSVFQSETDMYGLDIAGAIFSSGDGEFQSPFDFNLPFVTVDTKDGDLVKNYILNTTNATVSVKFGITTLGTKPAPKVAYFSSRGPDRRSPWILKPDILAPGYLILAAWVPNRGFAPIRDDDYLLTDYALVSGTSMSCPHTAGVAALLKATHRDWSSAAIRSAVMTTADVTDNANGRIIDMTTAVAGTPLDFGAGHLNPNKAMDPGLVYDIEVEDYINYLCALNYTSQQIQIITGTSNFSCKYASLDLNYPSFIVILNKTNSTTSTFRRVLLNVADTASIYNAVVEAPPGMKVVVQPSTVNFPGKYTKAEFNLTVEINLEVDSVAPQSDYFGNYGFLSWNEANGTHVIRSPIVSAIASAKNP; encoded by the coding sequence ATGGGTCAGTTTAATCCATACAAATTTCTGCTCATTATCTTCCTTCTTTTCTCTATTGCCAAATCACCGTCAGCCGGAAATGAACGTAGGACCTACATCATCCACATGGACAAATCAGCAATGCCAGCCCCCTTCTCTACCCACCATGATTGGTACATGTCGACTCTATCATCCTTGTCATCACCTTATGGCATTTCCCCTGTCCATCTCTACTCCTACAAGTATGTGATGGATGGCTTCAGTGCTGTCCTCTCCCAAACCCATCTTGATCAACTGGAAAAATTACCTGGTCATGTTTCTACCTTCCCGGAATCATATGGCCATCTCCATACTACCCACACCCCAAAATTTCTAGGCCTGAACAAACACTCTGGATTGTGGCCAGCAGGCAAGTTTGGCGATGACATTATCATTGGTGTTCTCGATACTGGAATTTGGCCAGAAAGCGAGAGCTTCAATGATAGAAACATGCCTCCGGTGCCAGAGCGCTGGCGAGGCACGTGTGAAACTGGAACAGAATTTAACACTTCCCATTGCAACAAAAAGCTGATTGGAGCTCGCAAGTTTAGCCAAGGGATGAAGCAGTACAGGCTGAATGTATCAAACACTGATGACTATGATTCTCCAAGGGATTACATGGGTCATGGAACCCACACATCATCAACAGCAGCTGGCAGCCGAGTGCAAAATGCTGACTACTTCGGTTATGCTGAAGGCACAGCAACTGGAATCGCACCATCAGCTAGGATAGCTATGTACAAAGTGTTGTTCTATAGCGAGGATAGCGATGCTTATGATGCTGCAGCAACTGATGTACTTGCTGGAATGGATCAAGCAATAGAAGACGGTGTGGATATCATGTCACTGTCCTTGGGGTTTATAGAGACACCATTCTTTGAGAATCCAATAGCAATAGGAGCATTTGCAGCCTTGAAGAAAGGGATATTTGTTACATGTTCAGCTGGCAATGCAGGCCCTCATGGATACACCATGCTCAATGGAGCTCCTTGGCTCACAACAGTTGGTGCTGGAACCGTTGACCGTGAATTGGGAGCCCATGTTACACTTGGAGAAGGGGACATTACTGTCACTGGAATATCTATGTATCCAGAGAATTTGTTTGTCTCTAGGATTCCTCTATATTTTGGACACGGAAATAGAAGCAAGGAACTCTGTGATTGGAACTCGTTAGATTCCCAAGATGTTGCAGGCAAGTTTGTCTTCTGCGACTATGATAATGAATCATCAGTGTTTCAATCTGAAACAGACATGTATGGTTTAGACATTGCTGGAGCTATCTTCAGTTCCGGCGATGGGGAATTCCAAAGCCCTTTTGACTTTAATCTGCCATTTGTGACAGTGGACACAAAAGATGGAGATTTGGTAAAGAATTATATACTCAATACAACAAATGCAACAGTTAGTGTTAAGTTTGGCATAACCACACTAGGCACTAAGCCAGCTCCAAAAGTAGCATATTTTTCCTCGCGAGGACCTGATAGGAGATCCCCATGGATTCTGAAACCTGATATATTAGCTCCTGGGTATCTTATTTTGGCAGCATGGGTTCCTAACAGGGGCTTCGCACCGATTCGTGACGATGATTATTTGCTGACAGATTATGCTCTTGTCTCTGGCACATCAATGTCATGCCCCCACACAGCTGGTGTAGCTGCACTGCTCAAAGCTACCCACCGTGACTGGAGCTCAGCTGCCATCCGATCAGCTGTAATGACTACAGCAGATGTTACAGACAATGCAAATGGTAGAATCATTGATATGACCACCGCAGTTGCTGGTACCCCTCTTGATTTTGGAGCAGGGCACTTGAATCCTAACAAGGCCATGGACCCTGGACTAGTGTATGATATTGAGGTTGAGGATTACATTAACTATCTCTGTGCATTGAACTATACAAGCCAGCAGATCCAAATCATCACAGGAACATCGAATTTTAGTTGCAAATATGCAAGTTTGGATCTTAATTATCCTTCTTTCATTGTCATCTTGAACAAGACTAATTCAACTACCTCTACCTTCAGGAGGGTGTTGCTGAATGTGGCAGATACAGCCTCCATTTATAATGCGGTGGTGGAAGCTCCCCCGGGCATGAAAGTTGTCGTGCAACCATCAACAGTCAACTTTCCGGGAAAATATACCAAAGCAGAGTTTAACCTGACTGTGGAAATCAATTTGGAAGTTGACAGTGTTGCTCCACAGAGTGATTATTTTGGGAATTATGGATTCTTGAGCTGGAACGAGGCTAATGGAACGCATGTGATTAGAAGTCCCATTGTCTCTGCAATTGCATCAGCCAAGAACCCCTAA